A stretch of Henckelia pumila isolate YLH828 chromosome 4, ASM3356847v2, whole genome shotgun sequence DNA encodes these proteins:
- the LOC140862100 gene encoding uncharacterized protein gives MRAVKKDHMEGNNSGRHESEEETRTSTDRYLDVGLVSNSLDAWSHCIRGEGQIFTDAAEFRNYAKKYAIAMRRSFKYKKNDSEKVIIICSVKTCSWRIYVSRHKADNIFGIRKCNLVHTCGDDNLRSRGHPRADASWVANVVIDRLRGEPSYRPCMMLTDLQRDFGVELNYQKVWKGKKLAMHDIHGAEDGSYDKLRWYCSAIKETNPGSIVECEIDHCTNKFKRLFICFNACVVGFINGCRPLIFLDGTHIKNKYRGCILVAVAKDANEDLFTLAYSVVDAENDNNWGWFCFQLKDALLSHRMMGFDEFTFFSDRHPGILKAVHLVFPSSHHAYCLRHLVDNFVHKVMKSYPLHNKKHWSSVFKKAAYAPSRKEFDEHINNIVVSMPLAGQFIVSSCPESWANALFPGNRWGVINNNIAESWNNWVKAARHLPIVAMVDHIRLQIMDMMHRRRETTMRMVKRLSPSKENVVAKTYAESRSLKVHKACGWSFEVVDGDKSFGVDLSARTCSCRAWQINRLPCKNACAAIESKSLSLYDFCDKYFHIELYREAYKGILNPIPTFNMYDSNPEHPSIINAPDVRIQPGRRRTQRIPSQVQSRVSKCGKVAYWNKHFARMHLQEGLLDPAAIMEAYFCVD, from the exons ATGAGGGCAGTGAAAAAAGATCATATGGAAGGGAACAATTCGGGGAG GCAtgaatctgaagaggagacaCGGACTAGTACTGATCGCTATCTTGATGTGGGTTTGGTGAGCAATTCCCTAGATGCTTGGAGTCACTGCATCCGTGGAGAAGGTCAAATTTTCACGGATGCTGCAGAATTTCGAAACTATGCCAAAAAATATGCAATTGCTATGAGACGATCTTTTAAGTATAAAAAGAATGACAGTGAGAAAGTTATTATAATTTGTAGTGTGAAAACATGTTCTTGGAGAATATATGTCTCAAGACATAAAGCTGACAATATTTTTGGCATTAGAAAATGTAACCTAGTGCATACGTGTGGGGATGACAATCTTCGTAGCAGAGGACATCCTAGAGCCGATGCTTCGTGGGTTGCCAATGTTGTGATTGACAGATTGAGAGGAGAGCCCTCTTATCGGCCGTGCATGATGTTGACAGATTTACAAAGAGATTTTGGAGTTGAGCTCAATTACCAGAAGGTTTGGAAAGGAAAAAAATTAGCTATGCATGACATTCATGGTGCAGAAGATGGATCGTATGATAAATTACGATGGTATTGTAGTGCTATCAAAGAAACTAATCCTGGAAGTATTGTTGAGTGTGAAATTGACCACTGTACTAATAAATTTAAACGGTTATTTATCTGTTTCAATGCATGTGTAGTTGGTTTCATCAATGGATGTAGGCCCTTGATTTTCTTGGATGGAACTCACATTAAAAATAAGTACAGGGGATGTATTTTGGTTGCTGTAGCAAAGGATGCTAATGAAGATCTTTTCACATTAGCATATTCGGTTGTAGATGCTGAAAATGATAACAATTGGGGATGGTTTTGTTTCCAGCTAAAAGATGCATTGCTTTCTCATCGCATGATGGGGTTCGATGAGTTCACATTTTTCTCTGACAGACATCCTGGGATACTTAAGGCTGTTCATTTAGTATTCCCAAGCAGTCATCATGCATATTGTCTACGGCATTTGGTAGATAATTTTGTGCATAAG GTCATGAAAAGCTACCCACTTCACAACAAAAAGCATTGGTCGTCCGTTTTCAAGAAAGCTGCATATGCCCCATCAAGGAAAGAGTTCGACGAACATATTAACAACATAGTAGTGTCAATGCCACTTGCCGGACAGTTCATTGTGAGTTCTTGTCCAGAAAGTTGGGCAAATGCATTGTTTCCAGGTAACCGATGGGGTGTTATAAATAATAACATTGCTGAATCTTGGAATAATTGGGTTAAAGCAGCACGCCATCTTCCTATTGTGGCCATGGTGGACCATATTCGCCTTCAAATTATGGACATGATGCACAGAAGACGTGAGACAACAATGAGGATGGTTAAAAGATTGAGTCCTTCAAAAGAGAATGTTGTTGCGAAAACATATGCTGAATCTCGCAGCTTGAAAGTGCACAAGGCATGTGGCTGGAGTTTTGAGGTTGTTGATGGTGATAAATCATTTGGTGTTGATTTGTCTGCTAGGACTTGTTCGTGCAGAGCATGGCAGATTAATAGACTTCCATGCAAGAATGCATGTGCTGCCATAGAATCAAAATCTTTGTCgttatatgatttttgtgacAAATACTTTCATATAGAGTTGTATCGTGAAGCTTATAAAGGAATTCTAAATCCGATCCCCACGTTTAACATGTATGATTCCAATCCTGAACATCCATCCATAATCAATGCGCCTGATGTTCGAATTCAACCGGGCCGAAGAAGAACTCAAAGGATACCATCACAAGTCCAATCACGTGTG
- the LOC140864908 gene encoding putative late blight resistance protein homolog R1C-3 isoform X2, whose translation MAAFPEDFEIDISRLIMLWVAEGFLKPCNKFKCLEDVGKVYLEDLVNRNLILVSKKGPDGKLVAVGIHDLLRKICITKAEEEGFLHHFSSKTNVCHDAIENPKRRLGAHCTETFQELHTQDSSLRSIFSERGLFSQLSLKFRRLRILNSPKVTWWNLPVVISTFVNLRYISVSLDDNMPCLNEFLASLSKLPNLETIITDVTYCEGLQVPNEILRMPKLRHLIMSHPRCLSDPSVIGIINTSDLRTLERVIGFFFTEDVIKILVNLKKLTVVVDHYGDNWDDLNLDNVFHLQNLEELRVSRDIKDNDINRESEWTTIEDQFLRLKYFCSSLDYWVKWEVEKEHLPSLESLILVYVKLIDAISSGIGEIDSLQLIELQDCRGSLVNSARRIQEQQHENGNVAFQVNVVEYVYTND comes from the exons ATGGCAGCTTTTCCAGAAGATTTTGAAATTGATATTTCTAGGCTAATCATGTTGTGGGTTGCAGAGGGATTCCTTAAGCCATGTAACAAGTTTAAATGTTTGGAAGACGTGGGGAAGGTATATTTGGAGGATCTTGTGAATAGAAATCTGATCTTGGTGAGTAAGAAAGGGCCGGATGGCAAACTCGTAGCCGTCGGAATTCATGATCTCTTGAGGAAGATTTGCATAACAAAAGCTGAAGAAGAGGGATTTCTTCATCACTTCTCATCTAAAACAAATGTCTGTCATGATGCCATAGAGAATCCAAAGCGTCGTCTCGGTGCACATTGCACAGAGACTTTTCAGGAACTACATACACAAGATTCAAGCTTGCGATCCATTTTCTCCGAGAGAGGACTCTTTTCACAGTTATCTCTGAAGTTTAGGCGCCTCAGGATCTTGAATTCACCCAAAGTGACTTGGTGGAATTTGCCAGTAGTAATCTCGACATTCGTCAATTTAAGGTACATTTCTGTTTCCTTAGATGACAACATGCCATGCCTCAACGAGTTTCTTGCCTCCTTATCCAAACTTCCCAATCTGGAAACTATAATTACTGATGTAACTTACTGCGAAGGATTGCAAGTACCCAATGAAATCTTGAGAATGCCCAAGTTAAGGCATCTGATAATGAGCCACCCTCGTTGTTTATCGGATCCCTCTGTCATAGGAATCATCAACACAAGTGATCTACGAACACTTGAAAGAGTGATCGGTTTCTTTTTTACCGAAGATGTCATCAAAATACTTGTGAATCTGAAGAAACTGACAGTTGTTGTTGATCATTACGGCGATAACTGGGATGATTTGAATCTcgacaatgttttccatctaCAAAACCTTGAAGAATTACGAGTCTCTCGAGATATAAAAG ATAATGATATCAACAGAGAATCGGAGTGGACTACGATAGAAGACCAGTTTCTCCGACTCAAGTACTTTTGTTCTTCCTTAGATTATTGGGTGAAGTGGGAAGTGGAAAAAGAGCACCTCCCGAGCCTTGAAAGCTTGATTCTCGTATATGTAAAATTGATCGATGCGATTTCGAGTGGCATAGGAGAAATAGATTCACTTCAACTCATCGAGTTACAGGACTGTCGGGGATCATTAGTGAATTCGGCAAGGCGAATTCAGGAGCAGCAACACGAAAATGGAAATGTTGCTTTCCAAGTTAATGTGGTTGAATATGTGTATACGAACGATTAG
- the LOC140864908 gene encoding putative late blight resistance protein homolog R1C-3 isoform X1, whose translation MAAFPEDFEIDISRLIMLWVAEGFLKPCNKFKCLEDVGKVYLEDLVNRNLILVSKKGPDGKLVAVGIHDLLRKICITKAEEEGFLHHFSSKTNVCHDAIENPKRRLGAHCTETFQELHTQDSSLRSIFSERGLFSQLSLKFRRLRILNSPKVTWWNLPVVISTFVNLRYISVSLDDNMPCLNEFLASLSKLPNLETIITDVTYCEGLQVPNEILRMPKLRHLIMSHPRCLSDPSVIGIINTSDLRTLERVIGFFFTEDVIKILVNLKKLTVVVDHYGDNWDDLNLDNVFHLQNLEELRVSRDIKVLEIVDNDINRESEWTTIEDQFLRLKYFCSSLDYWVKWEVEKEHLPSLESLILVYVKLIDAISSGIGEIDSLQLIELQDCRGSLVNSARRIQEQQHENGNVAFQVNVVEYVYTND comes from the exons ATGGCAGCTTTTCCAGAAGATTTTGAAATTGATATTTCTAGGCTAATCATGTTGTGGGTTGCAGAGGGATTCCTTAAGCCATGTAACAAGTTTAAATGTTTGGAAGACGTGGGGAAGGTATATTTGGAGGATCTTGTGAATAGAAATCTGATCTTGGTGAGTAAGAAAGGGCCGGATGGCAAACTCGTAGCCGTCGGAATTCATGATCTCTTGAGGAAGATTTGCATAACAAAAGCTGAAGAAGAGGGATTTCTTCATCACTTCTCATCTAAAACAAATGTCTGTCATGATGCCATAGAGAATCCAAAGCGTCGTCTCGGTGCACATTGCACAGAGACTTTTCAGGAACTACATACACAAGATTCAAGCTTGCGATCCATTTTCTCCGAGAGAGGACTCTTTTCACAGTTATCTCTGAAGTTTAGGCGCCTCAGGATCTTGAATTCACCCAAAGTGACTTGGTGGAATTTGCCAGTAGTAATCTCGACATTCGTCAATTTAAGGTACATTTCTGTTTCCTTAGATGACAACATGCCATGCCTCAACGAGTTTCTTGCCTCCTTATCCAAACTTCCCAATCTGGAAACTATAATTACTGATGTAACTTACTGCGAAGGATTGCAAGTACCCAATGAAATCTTGAGAATGCCCAAGTTAAGGCATCTGATAATGAGCCACCCTCGTTGTTTATCGGATCCCTCTGTCATAGGAATCATCAACACAAGTGATCTACGAACACTTGAAAGAGTGATCGGTTTCTTTTTTACCGAAGATGTCATCAAAATACTTGTGAATCTGAAGAAACTGACAGTTGTTGTTGATCATTACGGCGATAACTGGGATGATTTGAATCTcgacaatgttttccatctaCAAAACCTTGAAGAATTACGAGTCTCTCGAGATATAAAAG TTCTCGAAATTGTAGATAATGATATCAACAGAGAATCGGAGTGGACTACGATAGAAGACCAGTTTCTCCGACTCAAGTACTTTTGTTCTTCCTTAGATTATTGGGTGAAGTGGGAAGTGGAAAAAGAGCACCTCCCGAGCCTTGAAAGCTTGATTCTCGTATATGTAAAATTGATCGATGCGATTTCGAGTGGCATAGGAGAAATAGATTCACTTCAACTCATCGAGTTACAGGACTGTCGGGGATCATTAGTGAATTCGGCAAGGCGAATTCAGGAGCAGCAACACGAAAATGGAAATGTTGCTTTCCAAGTTAATGTGGTTGAATATGTGTATACGAACGATTAG
- the LOC140862101 gene encoding putative late blight resistance protein homolog R1A-3, producing the protein MTTTAYAALLSLARSIHQILDLDPLIHKQRIISLQEKVESIITFLEDYSEKHRGTHDRVGNEIRNAANEAQDFMDSYLCLVSTTHDALSLDRDLDMAFERIDFIWEEAMEIMKKDDTAKDLRSRTHSSRIDHSSGAQVTGNKVVEFDDDLDAIKESMYEDSSKLQIIPIVGMGGIGKTTLARRTYEDSIRAQDFDIYAWATLSAEYKKVDTLSKLLQSLKKYTSTDANQQSGESEAQMAKRVYQSFLGRRYLVVIDDIWSTKAWDDLKMIFPDDGSGSRILLTTRLSDVAVYAGSSTTSFHQMKFLTEDQSWKLLEEKIFGQESCPLHLVELGKMVARNCRGLPLTIVVVAGLILSSGNMMEEEL; encoded by the coding sequence ATGACAACTACTGCTTATGCTGCGCTTCTCtcacttgctcgatcaatccaCCAGATTTTGGATCTTGATCCCTTAATTCACAAACAAAGAATCATTTCCCTTCAAGAAAAAGTTGAGTCCATCATCACTTTCCTCGAAGATTATTCGGAGAAGCATCGCGGAACGCACGATCGTGTGGGAAATGAAATCAGAAATGCTGCAAATGAAGCGCAGGATTTCATGGATTCGTATCTGTGTTTGGTATCAACAACCCACGATGCTTTGAGCTTGGATCGAGACTTGGACATGGCGTTTGAAAGGATTGATTTTATCTGGGAAGAGGCAATGGAGATCATGAAGAAAGACGATACAGCAAAAGATCTCCGATCCAGAACTCACTCTTCTCGCATAGATCATTCATCCGGAGCCCAAGTCACTGGAAACAAGGTTGTGGAATTTGATGATGACTTGGATGCTATCAAAGAAAGTATGTATGAAGATTCGTCTAAACTCCAAATCATCCCGATTGTTGGGATGGGAGGGATCGGGAAGACGACTCTAGCTAGAAGAACTTATGAGGATTCAATCCGTGCTCAGGATTTTGACATCTATGCGTGGGCTACATTGTCTGCAGAGTACAAAAAAGTAGATACTCTTTCGAAGCTTCTTCAATCCTTGAAGAAATACACCAGTACTGATGCTAATCAACAATCTGGTGAGAGCGAAGCCCAAATGGCAAAACGAGTGTACCAAAGTTTCTTGGGTAGGCGGTATCTGGTTGTGATTGATGATATATGGAGTACCAAGGCTTGGGATGATTTGAAGATGATATTTCCGGACGATGGTAGTGGAAGTCGAATCTTGTTAACTACGAGGCTATCAGATGTTGCTGTTTATGCGGGATCTTCTACTACTTCATTTCATCAAATGAAGTTTTTGACCGAAGATCAAAGTTGGAAACTACTCGAGGAAAAGATTTTCGGGCAAGAATCCTGTCCTCTCCACCTTGTGGAGCTTGGTAAGATGGTTGCAAGAAACTGCAGGGGACTTCCGCTCACGATCGTGGTCGTTGCAGGACTTATCCTTTCATCAGGAAACATGATGGAAGAAGAACTGTGA
- the LOC140864413 gene encoding uncharacterized protein, with translation MAPGGRGRKGKEVVEESAAINVRNLDDIVRGRRGRPAVQPPKDVELEVEQQPRVNPDKGKAIQAEADPVTQLTEKMGGIRLIISQFQELRPQKFFGNEGSEKATSWLKSLNNMFNGLEYPDDIRLKLVPFQLKDRAQLWWETTAETLSDSGEKITWEVFCKQFAQEYAPPSYYSAKEDEFNLLVQGNKSVAEYASQFSALLPYVPHVAKNDRSKLSHFLKGLTRTIHTLVTTGTPSTYMKAVEKAKKIEASLLRSEPQSIPASVPQGAGSSSQTPMGLPSYQPIQSSQQAKRPWFKARGKPFKKKPQSSSSSSSGSRGGSSVGSSGRVYCDRCGGNHLSAHCTGFPGTCYTCGQAGHSSRVCPNAGRQQFQPQQFGQFPGRPSFRPYAPVPQFVPTQPYIPGQSTQQPRYPSPQSQQRFPGPQQVQVHALTQDQAQDAPGGVIAAAAVRCRRPPPFAAADRRRSLGVLYRTRLEILKIWDWNIREILEIFLW, from the exons ATGGCACCAGGAGGAAGAGGTAGAAAAGGGAAGGAAGTtgtcgaagagtctgcagcgaTAAATGTTAGAAATCTTGATGATATTGTCAGGGGAAGACGTGGTCGACCAGCTGTTCAGCCTCCGAAAGATGTGGAATTAGAGGTGGAACAACAACCACGGGTAAATCCTGACAAAGGAAAAGCGATTCAGGCTGAGGCTGATCCAGTAACCCAATTGACTGAGAAAATGGGAGGAATAcgattaataatttctcaatttcaggaGTTGCGTCCGCAAAAGTTCTTTGGCAATGAAGGAAGTGAGAAAGCTACTAGTTGGTTGAAAAGTCTCAACAATATGTTTAATGGATTAGAATATCCTGATGACATTCGACTGAAGTTAGTTCCTTTTCAGCTGAAAGACCGAGCGCAACTGTGGTGGGAAACGAcagcagaaacactttctgattctggtgaaaagatcacatgggaagtattttgtaagcagtttgcacaagaatatgcaccaccatcttattattctgctaaagaagatgaatttaatctgttggtgcaagGCAATAAATCTGTTGCTGAATATGCTTCTCAGTTCTCTGCTCTTCTGCCTTATGTCCCACATGTTGCAAAGAATGATCGGTCAAAGCTTTCACATTTTCTGAAAGGGCTTACACGAACGATCCATACTTTGGTGACTACTGGAACTCCATCTACTTATATGAAAGCAGTAGAAAAGGCCAAGAAAATTGAAGCAAGTCTACTAAGGAGTGAACCACAATCAATCCCAGCATCTGTTCCTCAAGGAGCTGGAAGCAGTTCACAGACACCAATGGGTTTACCTTCATATCAGCCTATTCAATCTTCTCAGCAAGCGAAAAGGCCTTGGTTTAAAGCTAGAGGGAAGCCATTTAAAAAGAAACCACAGTCTAGTtcctccagttccagtggtagtCGTGGTGGAAGTTCAGTTGGATCATCTGGGAGAGTGTACTGTGACAGATGTGGTGGTAATCATTTGAGTGCACATTGTACAGGATTTCCAGGAACTTGTTATACTTGTGGGCAGGCTGGACATTCGTCTCGAGTATGTCCAAATGCTGGAAGACAGCAATTTCAGCCACAACAGTTTGGCCAGTTTCCTGGACGACCATCATTCAGACCATATGCTCCTGTACCACAGTTTGTTCCTACACAGCCTTATATTCCAGGACAGTCCACTCAGCAGCCTAGGTATCCATCTCCTCAGAGTCAGCAGCGTTTTCCAGGTCCACAGCAGGTTCAAGTCCATGCTCTGACTCAGGATCAGGCACAAGATGCACCTGGGGGAGTTATTGcag CTGCCGCCGTTCGCTGCCGCCGTCCGCCGCCGTTCGCCGCCGCCGATCGTCGCCGGAGTTTAGGG gtattataCCGGACTCGATTGGAG attctgaaaatttgggattggaatatccgagaaatacttgagatatttctgtggtaa